In Actinomycetota bacterium, a single genomic region encodes these proteins:
- a CDS encoding YdeI/OmpD-associated family protein → MTAPRLPGGVVHKLPPDLRGALILHATALGAWKAITPLARNEFICWVEDAKQATTRERRIRRTVEELEEGMRRPCCWPGCKHRERTGS, encoded by the coding sequence GTGACCGCTCCGCGACTGCCCGGAGGGGTAGTGCACAAGCTCCCACCGGACTTGCGCGGAGCGCTGATCCTGCACGCGACGGCGCTCGGCGCCTGGAAGGCAATCACGCCTCTGGCGCGCAACGAGTTCATCTGCTGGGTTGAGGACGCCAAGCAGGCAACCACCCGGGAGCGCCGCATCCGACGCACCGTGGAGGAGCTGGAGGAAGGCATGCGCCGGCCCTGCTGCTGGCCGGGGTGCAAGCACCGCGAGCGGACCGGGTCCTAG